The Blastocatellia bacterium nucleotide sequence TGATTCAGGCAAGGTGGTGATTGCCAACCGCAATGCCAGCAGTTTGTTCGGTCAGCCGCTCGCTCCGGGCGTCGTGGTGCCGATCTTATCCGAGTCGTATGCTTTATGTCAGCCCAGCGGCGAGCCGTATCCGTTGGCCGAGTTGCCCATCGGGAAAGCTGTTCTGGCCGGCATTAGCAGCGTCACGGATGACGTCACACTGGTGCGACCCGATGGCCGCAAGATCAATCTGCTGATGGGCGCAGCGCCGATTTCCACCACCGATGACCAGAATACCCAGCAAATCGTCCTCGTCTTTCAGGACATCACCGAGAAAGTGAAACTGGAACGCCAACTGCAACATTACACCGAGCGGTTGGAGTTAGAAGTTCGCAAGCGTACCAGTGAGCTGGAACAAGCCGAACGCGAGCTGCGCCAATCCTATGAGCAGTTGAAGCAAACGCAGGAACGGTTGATCGAACACGAACGATTATCTGCCATCGGCAAAATGTCGGCGACGATTGCCCATGAGATTCGCAATCCACTGAGCGCTTTGCATGCGGCAGCGCAGGAACTGAAGGAGGGATTGTCGCTGCCAGAGGAATATCAGGAATTGCTCGATATTATCACATCTCAGTCTACACGGCTCAGTAAGATCATTCAGAACACGCTGTCGTTTACGCGGCCCATCAGCCTGGAGAAGCGTCCGGTTGACATCAATCAATTGGTCGAACGTTTGATGGCTTCGATGCGTAGCGATGCGCGATTCCAGAATGGCGTTCAATTGACCAAGCGATTCGCTAGTGATATGCCGCTGGCGTTGATTGATCCTGACGCTGTCGAGCAGGTCTTATGGAACATTCTCCTGAATGCCGTGCAGGCTGTCCGTAACGGCAACGGTCAAGTTCAGGTCATGACCCGATGGTTGCCCAACGGTTACAACGGATTTGCCAAACCATGTTTGGAAATTGCGGTGAGCGACAATGGCGTTGGGATTGCCCCAGGCCAGTTGCAAAAAATCTTTGAGCCGTTCCATACCACCAAGGCGCAAGGAACAGGGCTAGGATTGGCTGTCGCACGTCGCATTATCGAAGCTCACGGGGGGATGATCAAAGCTGAAAGCCAAGTCAACCGCGGCACGATTATGCGTATCTTGCTGCCCGTGGACACCGAGGCAGAGAGACGAACGAATACTAAGTGAGGTTGTGGGACTATGTCGAAAATACTGATTGTGGATGATGAGCAACCGATTCGTCAGACGTTAGCCTTCACCCTGAAACGCCAAAATTATGAGGTTGATGAAGCAGCCACGTCGCAGGAAGCGTGGGCCCAATTGGAGCAGCGCAGCTACGACCTGATTCTCATGGACCTACGCCTCAACGGCGACTCCGGGCTCGACTTGCTGGAGCGGGTTAAGAAGACTTATCCGCAGAGCGAGGTCATGATGATCACCGCGTTTGGCACCGTTGATTCGGCTGTTGAGGCCATGAAGCTGGGAGCTTGCGATTACATCACCAAGCCCTTTCACCGCGAGGAATTGTTACATCGCGTCAAGAATGTCCTGCGCACCAAGCAACTGGAGAGCGAAGTCCTGGCATTGCGTGAAGAGGTTGGACGTCACACGGGCTTTGACGGCATCGTCGGCCAATCCAAAGAACTCTTAAAAGCGCTGGCGCTGATTCAAAAAGTAGCTCCAACAGATGCCACCGTGTTGATTACCGGCGAGACAGGCACCGGCAAGGACGTGATGGCGCGCGCCATTCACATGCTCAGTCGGCGGGCTGATCGCCCGTTCGTTTCCATTAACTGCGCGGCTTTCCCGGAAAACTTGTTGGAAAGCGAGTTGTTCGGCTACGTCAAGGGCGCCTTCACCGGCGCGATCAACAGCCGCAAAGGGCTGATTCAGGAAGCCGACGGCGGTACATTCTTCCTGGATGAAGTCGGCACCATGCCGCTGGCCCTGCAGACCAAGCTGCTGCGCGTCATTGAGGACCGCATGGTGCGGCGGCTGGGCGAAAACCAAACTTCCTATGTAGACATCCGCATCGTGGCGGCCACCAACCAAGACCTGCAACAGTCCGTTCGAGAAAAAACATTCCGCGAAGACTTGTTCTATCGGCTCAACGTGGTCTCCATTCACTTGCCGCCGTTGCGCGCGCGACGCGCCGACATTCCGGAACTGGCCCAGCATTTCCTGAAACGCTTTGCTGAACGCGACGGGCGCGAGGGCGTCGAATTTTCTCAGGAGGCACTCGCCTTGATGCTGAATTACGATTATCCCGGCAATGTGCGTGAGCTTGCGCATATCGTCGAACATGCGGTGACCATCTGTTCGGGGCCGCTCATTATGCCTGAAGACTTACCGCAGCGACTCAGGGAAAATAGCAAAGCAGGTCGCAACGTCGCGCCGGAAGAACGCTACAATCGCCGCCAGCAACTGGAAGAAGAAGAACGCCGGCTGATCGTCAGCGCGATCAAAGATAGTTCGTCCATTATTCAAGCGGCCGAGGCGCTTGGCATGAGCCGAGCCACACTGTGGCGCCGGATGAGAAAATACGGCTTGTCCAAGCGACTCTTTGTGGAATGAGGCCGACGGTGCCGTAGCCAGCGCAACCGCGCGCATTCAAGGAACGCCATGTCCAGAATCCTCATTACAGATGATGAAGAGCCGATTCGCCGAGTCTTGCGCATCATGTGCAAAGGTCTCGGTCATCATGTTGACGTGGCCGAAAACGGCCTGGAAGCGATGGAGCGCTTCAGGCAAGCACCGTACGATTTGCTCATAACCGACCTAAAGATGATGCCGGTATCAGGCATCGAGCTTGTGCAGTTCGTGCGCTCAGCTTATCCGCAAACGAAGATCATCATTCTGACAGCATGGTCTATCAGCGCCTCAGAATTGCAGGCCAAAAAACTTGGCATTAAACACTACTTCGCCAAGCCATTCAACCGCGAACAAGTCATCGCTGCCATTAAACAACTCTTGCCCAGCACCTGAGGACGTGGATCGTGGTTCGTGGATCGTGATTCGTGGTTCGTGATCCGTGGATCGTGGATCGTGATTCGTGATTCCTGGATCGTGGTTCGTGGTTTGTGATCCGTGGATTCACGGCTGTCCAGGCGTTGCACGTGTAGCGAGCTGCTGTGAGGCGTCGCCGACACCACTTGAGCCGTCCGCATTTGAAGACTCCACCCACACATCAACACTACACTCTCACGCGGGCTATATCGCCCTGGAATTTGCTCGCGTGAGCAACAGCAGTCTTCATGCCAAGTGTTGCACAATTGTGGAACAGGCGTCGCAGAATGAGTTGGATGTTGCAAAATGAGACATGAGAAAGCAAAGCCTCAGGTCTGATCTTTGTTAGCCAGTGTCCATCAACCTCTTGATCGTGTGGTGGTTGGAAAGCATAAAGCAAAATCCTATGGGTTGTTGTGCGCTTTGGCACAGTCTTTGCTCAACACTACGGCGTAGTTGCCCGAGTTCAAGAAATAATAAGGAGAAAGGCTCGGGAGTGAGAGAGGCTACAGAACAACGCTTGAGCTTGCACGCAAGCTGGCTCAAGCTAGACCCGACCGACGGCCGGGCCACGCTCAGCACAGGCAATAGGTATCATGCTGACGCTGCCCGGTCCGAGTCGAATGCAATCATAAGAATTCATCATTCTCTCTTCTCTCCTTCTCATACAGCCCTAACCCAGCGCGACCGGGATTCGGAAGGTCCCGGTCGCGTCGCCGTTTTGGGCCGCAACCGGCGAGGCGTTGAGCATCGCGCCGGTTGAACTCGTTTGAACTCGGTCGCCTCGCCGCGCAAAGATGCACCAAGCAGATGCTCATCGGCTCGCTCTGGACAATTGGCACGCCGTGCGAGAAAATGCCCAAGCCTATGAGCGAGTCAATCAACCTTCTTGATGTGCGTGAGTTGAAAACCTACTTTTTCACGCGCCAGGGGGTCGTCAAAGCTGTTGATGGAGTCAGCTTCACGCTGAAGCGGGGCCAAACATTAGGACTCGTAGGCGAGTCCGGTTGTGGTAAGTCTGTGACCGGTCAATCTCTGCTGCGCTTAATTTCGCCGCCCGGTCGCATCGTGGGTGGTCAAGTCCTATTCAATGGCACCGACCTGCTCAGCCTCGATCCGGAGACCATGCGCCGGCATCGTGGGCGGCACATCGCCATGATCTTCCAAGACCCGATGACGTCGCTCAATCCTGTTTACACGGTCGGCTATCAAATTGCTGAAGCCATCCTCGTGCACAACGCTATAACGAAGCGCGAGGCTTGGGAGCGAGCCGTTGCGCTGATGAAAGCAGTGGCCATTCCCGATGCTGAGCGACGCGCCAAGAGCTACCCGCATGAGCTGTCGGGCGGCATGCGCCAACGGGTCATGATTGCCATGGCAATCTCTTGTCGCCCTGACATCTTGATTGCCGACGAACCGACGACGGCGCTGGATGTCACCATTCAGGCGCAAATCCTGGAGCTGCTGATGCAGTTGCGTCGCGAGATGAACCTATCCATGCTGCTGATCACCCATGATCTGGGCGTGGTGGCCGAAACAGCCGATCACGTGGCTGTGATGTATGCCGGTCGCATTGTGGAGAGTGGAACGACACGAGACATCTTCAAGAACCCACAACATCCCTATACACGAGGATTGCTGCGATGCGCGCCAACGCTGGCGACTGCGCCGTCAGCGCAGCCACGCCGTTTAGAAACGATTGAAGGAGTTGTGCCCAGTCTGCTGAATTTGCCGCCGGGCTGCCCGTTTGCGCCGCGATGCCCGGAAGTGCAGCCCAGTTGTCGGCAGGGCGATATTCTGTTCACCACGGTCAGTCCGGGACATCAGGTTCGTTGTGTGGCGCGCGGTTCGTCCGTTCAGACACCATCACTGGAGACAGCAGCATGACGATGGCTATTCCTACCATGACGCAGATTCTGGAAGCGCGACAGTTGATCCGTCGGTATCTACCGCGCACGCCGCTGTATGAGTACCCGGCATTGTCTTCCTGGTTAGGTTGCACGGCCTACGTCAAGCACGAGAATTACCAGCCGGTCGGTGCCTTTAAGGTGCGAGGCGGCATCAATCTGATGGCGCGACTGAGCGATGAGGAACGACGTCGAGGTGTCATCACCGCTTCAACCGGCAACCACGGACAATCCATTGCTTATGCAGCGCGACTGTTTGGCGTGCGCGCTATTGTGGCCATGCCGGAGCGCGCCAATCCCGACAAGGTCGCCGCTATGCAGCACATGGGCGCTGAGGTAATCTTCCATGGCAAGGATTTTGATGAAGCCCGCGAGTACGTCGAGAAACTGGCCATCGAGCAAGGCTATCGGTATATTCACTCAGCCAATGAGCCTCACCTGATTGCCGGCGTGGGAACGATTGGGTTGGAAATTCTCGAAGACGCGCCCGACGTGGACGCGATCATCGTGCCGGTCGGCGGCGGCAGCAACGCAGCGGGCATTTCTCTTGTCGTCAAGGCATTGAATCCGCAAACGGCGGTCATCGGCGTGCAGTCAGAGGCAGCGCCGGCAGTCTACTTGTCGTGGAAGAGCGGCAGCCCGCAACGCACCGAGTTCATGAACACGTTTGCTGAAGGCTTAGCCACACGGCAAGGATTCGCATTGACGGTTGACATCCTTGTGCGCAACCTCAGCGATTTCGTGCTGGTCAGCGATGAGGAGATTCGCCAGGCCGTTGTTCAGATGCTGAGCCTGACGCACAGTCTGGCGGAACCGGCTGGCGCGGCTCCACTGGCGGCGGCGTGTCAATTGAAGTCGGCCTTGCGCGGCCGCAAGGTCGCGTTGGTGCTGAGCGGAGCCAATATCACCGTTGCTTCGTTGCGAGAGCTTTTAAGGTAACGCCTGATCCGATCATGACGCGAGCGTTTGACGCCGACCAGCTTTTATGATGAAATCAAAGCGGTGAGCGACAAAGCAGCGGCGTCAACGAAGCGGCGTCAACAAAGCGGGGACTAGCGTATGTACATCGTCATCATGGCGGGCGGTTCAGGAACGCGATTCTGGCCGGCTAGCCGTGAATCTCAGCCGAAACAATTTCTCAATATCATCGGCTCGGCCACGTTGATCGAGCAGACGTTTGCGCGCGTTGCAGCGTTGGGCGATGAAGCAAAAACCTATTTGGTCATTAACGAGCGCCATCGCGCGTTGACCGAACGCTTGTTTGCCGGTCGCCGTCTTCACATATTGACTGAACCGGTTGGACGAAACACGGCGCCGTGCATCGGCTTGGCGGCGCTGCATGTTCAACAACAGGCCGGCGATGAACCGATGGTCGTTTTACCGGCCGATCATTTCATTGCCGATGAATCGGCGTTTCGCGCAACGCTACTGACCGCTGTCCACCTGGCGCAATCGGGCGCTATTGTGACCATTGGCATCACGCCAACGCGCCCGGAGACCGGCTATGGTTATATCCTGATGGGCGCGCCGCATGAGTCGTTCTCGTCGCATCCCGTGTATCGCGTTGAACGGTTCGTTGAAAAACCAGACCCGGCGACGGCTCTTGAGTACCTGCGCAGTGGACGGTATCTCTGGAACAGTGGGATATTCGTTTTCACGGCCAATACGATTTTGCAAGAGATGCAGCAACACTTGCCGGTCATTGAAGCGGGGCTGCGGCGGTTACGGCCGCACCTGGGCCAGCCAAGTTATCCGGCTGCGCTGGCTGAGGTCTACGCGGGCTGGCCGAGCATCTCGATTGATTACGGCATCATGGAGCACACCACGCGGCCAGTTTACGTTGTGCCGGGCACGTTTGGTTGGAGCGATGTCGGCAGTTGGGAAGCGCTCTATGAGCTGCGTCGGGATGAACACGACACGGCAGCCAATCTCAATGACGCAGCAGCCTTGCTGGTGGATGCGCGCGGCAGTTTTGTCTATTCACGAACCGGACGCGTCATTGCCTTGCTCGGCGTCAATGACGTGCTCGTCGTGGATACGCCTGACGCCGTCCTGGTTGCTGACTTGAAACGGTCACAGGAGGTACGCCGTATTACCGAGGCGCTGAATGAGCAAAATAATAAGAGGGAGAGGGATTCGTCATGCAGGTAAATTCCCACGTGTTTCGTGAATATGATATTCGAGGTCTAGTCGAGCGGGATTTGACCGATGAGTTTGTGTACAATCTGGGGCGAGCCTGCGGCACGCACTATCGGCGCCATGGCGTTGGCCGTGTCGCGCTGGCCCGCGATGGGCGGGAGAGTTCGCCCCACTTGCGCGACGTACTGGCGCAAGGATTGATGCAAACCGGCTGCGATGTTGTGGACATCGGCATGGTGCCGACGCCGCTGCTGTATTTCAGCTTGTTCATGATTGACGTCGGCGGTGGCATCATGATTACGGGCAGTCATAATCCGCCGGAGTATAACGGTTTCAAAGTCGCCTTGGGGCGGACGACGATTTACGGCGATGAGATTCAGCAGCTTCGTCGCCTGATGGAAACGGAAGATTTCGTCGCGGCTGCCCCCGGCACCTCTGAGCAACGAGAGATCGTCAACCTCTATCAGCAACACGTCATCGGTCGTTTGCGGCTTGGTTCGCGGCGCGTCAAGGTTGTCGTGGACGCGGGCAATGGAATGGGCGGTTTTGTCGGAGCGCCGTTGTATCGCCAACTGGGCTTCGATGTGGTGGAACTATATTGCGAGCCGGATAGCCGCTTTCCCCATCATCATCCCGACCCGACGGTGGTGGAAAACATGCAAGACCTGATTGCAACGGTGTTGCGAGAAAAGGCCGACGTGGGCATCGCCTATGACGGCGACGCCGACCGTATCGGCGTGGTGGATGAGCAAGGCCGCATCATCTGGGGCGATCAACTGATGATCATTTTTGCCCGCGAAATTCTCAAAGAGCAACCGGGGGCCACGTTCATCAGCGAGGTCAAATGCTCACAGACGCTATTTGACGACATCGCTCAGCATGGCGGTCGTCCGATCATGTGGAAAGTTGGCCACTCGCCGATCAAAGCCAAGATGAAAGAAGAGCGGGCTGCTTTGGCCGGTGAAATGAGCGGCCACATTTTCTTTGCCGACCGCTATTTTGGCTACGACGATGCCATTTACGCGGGCGCGCGTTTGCTGGAGATTTTGTCTAACACCGAGACACCGTTGTCGGGGCTGCTGGCCGGCGTGCCCCCGATGGTGGCCACGCCGGAAATTCGCGTTGAGTGTCCTGATGAGAAAAAATTCTCCGTCGTTGAACAACTGGTGGCAGTGTTCAAACAAGAGTATTCGGTGATTGATATTGATGGCGCGCGGATTCTGTTCGACGGCGGCTGGGGCCTGGTTCGCGCTTCCAACACGCAGCCGGCGCTTGTCTTGCGGTTTGAAGCCACAGACCATGAACGACTGCAACAGATTCGCCAGACTGTTGAAGCGAAACTCAACCAACTGATGTGTGCATAAAGGTGCGCATAAATGAGCGTGCTGATGCTCAAAATCAGTGGACAGTGGCAGTGGTCAGTGGACGGTGGAGGGTGGTCAGTGGTCGGTGGAGGGTGGTCAGTGGACGGTGGACGGTGGTTGGTGAGCAGTGGTTAGTGCTCGTTGTTGTTGGTCAATGGTCGGTGCGTGTAACTTTCGCGCCGCAACCTAATCAGCTTGAGTGGTTAGTGGTCAGTGGTTGGTGCTCAGTGGGCGGTGGGCAATGGTTAGTGGGTGGTGGGCGGTGAGCAGTGGCAAGTGGTCAGTATGGACGAGCGTTCAATCTCATGCAACTCTCCACTGTCCACTGTTCCATGAGCAATCTGTGGCTATTTTTGGAGGAGTGCTATGAAGCGAATCAGTGAAATTATCACCGTCAGAACCGAAGTCTATTGTGTTCACCCGGATGATACCGTGCATGAAGCGGCGCGGCGTATGGCTGAGTGGAACGTCCGCGCCGTGACGGTGTGTAAGGACAACCGTGTGGTTGGTATCGTCTCCAACTGGGACTTCCTCACCAAAGTACTGGCTCAGGGGCAGGACCCCAAAACGACTCGCATCAGTGAAGTGATGACGTCCGATCCGATGACGGTCACGCCCGATGCCAGTTATGCTGAGTGTTTGGTGACCATGTTGGAAAACGACTTTCAGCATCTGGTGGTGGTCTCTGAGCGCGGCGAGCCGCTCGGCACAGTGGCCATCGGTGATCTGCTCAAGATTGACAAAGCCGAACGCGACGAAATGCTCCGCTTCTATCACAACATGTTCATGGCGTAATCGTGCAAGCGCCGCTCCTAGAGCCTGACTGAGTAGGCCAGCGACACGCGCGCCACGATGGCTGACCAAGCGCGCGCCACGATGGCTCACCAACTGAATGACAAGCGATCAACGGGTGTGTTATAGTAGGCGTGGATATTCTGATGATGAGGCGCAGAAGTATGAGACAACGAACGGCGGTGCTGACGCTCGTATTGATCAGCGTCGTTGTGGGTGTTGGCAATATCTTGGTGAACCGGGCATCGGCTCAGCAACCGACCACACCGGCGCGGATTGAGCGGGACTTCCAAGAGGCTTACAAGCTGGCGAAAAATTACTACGCCGGCGAGGTGGATACAACGCGACTGACAGAGTCGGCGATTCAAGGCATGCTTCTGGCGCTCGATCCCCATTCGAGCTACCTCGATGCCAAGGAATTTGCTGAGATGCGACGCGAGCAGGAGAGCCGTTTTTACGGCATCGGCGTCAATATCAATCGTCGCAACGGTCGCGTGCATATTTTATCGGTTTTGCCCAATACGCCGGCGGAAGAAGCGGGATTGCGGTACGGGGACGCCATCCTCGCGGTTGATGACATCCCGGTGGTTGACTGGGGAACTTCGCAAGTGGCCCGAAAGGTTCGTGGCGAGCGTCACACGATGGTCAAGCTGACAATTGAGCGGGTTGGCGAACCCGCCCCGCTGACGTTTCACATTCGGCGTCAACCGGTGCCGTTACCGAGCGTGCAGAATGCGTTCATGATTCGTCCTGGCGTCGGCTATATTGGACTAACACGCGGTTTCCAGGCGACCACGATTGACGAGTTGAATGAGGCCATTAGCAAGCTCAAAGCAGATGGCATGGAATCGCTGATTCTGGATTTGCGGGGCAATCCCGGGGGGTTGCTCAATCAGGCGGTGCAGGTGGCCAGCCGATTTCTTCAGCCGGGCGAAGTGATTGTAGAAGTCAAAGGGCGTCGCAGCTCGCGCCCGCCGTATCGCGCGCTTTCGTCAAATCCTGATGATTTCCCGTTGGTGGTCCTGATCAATCAAGCTTCTGCGTCGGCTTCGGAGATTGTCGCCGGCGCTTTGCAGGATCATGACCGCGCGCTGATTGTCGGAGAACCGAGCTTCGGCAAGGGGCTTGTTCAGACGGTTTATCCCATCATGCGGGGTGAAGGCGGCGCGGTCACGCTCTCGACGGCGCGCTATTACACGCCGGCAGGGCGGTTAATTCAGCGCGATTACAGCAAGCTGTCGGTCTACGATTACTATGTCTCGCGCGGCCCAAACCAGACCCAGAAGAAAA carries:
- a CDS encoding ATP-binding protein, which produces MKRFFTTERISGLTIILGISLTAGLMIALPQYPKRMAEGAIMRIQSQLSRKISDLLTERINGVEALADLYAGGVIKDATTHAYYGRRLVEKTQGLERINYIDRSYRTQYVYPSPADPRFELDNSSGLLAAAKRAVETKKMVVADPSGGSGKRPSSLIAFVPVASERGVVGLIQAVFSIKTITRDVIEPLIESDVPYQLEDSNGTVLGGQFQKDLEKNPPVALPIRIGQTEWVVKFPATAVIQHAGVPVFDWLTIPYNWLTKVFGFGIVIVLTFGTLALTRQSRKLEQQNEEIARLYETIQSSLQQTEHEYRRIEMILESVPAGVCVIEADSGKVVIANRNASSLFGQPLAPGVVVPILSESYALCQPSGEPYPLAELPIGKAVLAGISSVTDDVTLVRPDGRKINLLMGAAPISTTDDQNTQQIVLVFQDITEKVKLERQLQHYTERLELEVRKRTSELEQAERELRQSYEQLKQTQERLIEHERLSAIGKMSATIAHEIRNPLSALHAAAQELKEGLSLPEEYQELLDIITSQSTRLSKIIQNTLSFTRPISLEKRPVDINQLVERLMASMRSDARFQNGVQLTKRFASDMPLALIDPDAVEQVLWNILLNAVQAVRNGNGQVQVMTRWLPNGYNGFAKPCLEIAVSDNGVGIAPGQLQKIFEPFHTTKAQGTGLGLAVARRIIEAHGGMIKAESQVNRGTIMRILLPVDTEAERRTNTK
- a CDS encoding sigma-54 dependent transcriptional regulator, whose translation is MSKILIVDDEQPIRQTLAFTLKRQNYEVDEAATSQEAWAQLEQRSYDLILMDLRLNGDSGLDLLERVKKTYPQSEVMMITAFGTVDSAVEAMKLGACDYITKPFHREELLHRVKNVLRTKQLESEVLALREEVGRHTGFDGIVGQSKELLKALALIQKVAPTDATVLITGETGTGKDVMARAIHMLSRRADRPFVSINCAAFPENLLESELFGYVKGAFTGAINSRKGLIQEADGGTFFLDEVGTMPLALQTKLLRVIEDRMVRRLGENQTSYVDIRIVAATNQDLQQSVREKTFREDLFYRLNVVSIHLPPLRARRADIPELAQHFLKRFAERDGREGVEFSQEALALMLNYDYPGNVRELAHIVEHAVTICSGPLIMPEDLPQRLRENSKAGRNVAPEERYNRRQQLEEEERRLIVSAIKDSSSIIQAAEALGMSRATLWRRMRKYGLSKRLFVE
- a CDS encoding response regulator — protein: MSRILITDDEEPIRRVLRIMCKGLGHHVDVAENGLEAMERFRQAPYDLLITDLKMMPVSGIELVQFVRSAYPQTKIIILTAWSISASELQAKKLGIKHYFAKPFNREQVIAAIKQLLPST
- a CDS encoding ABC transporter ATP-binding protein, translated to MSESINLLDVRELKTYFFTRQGVVKAVDGVSFTLKRGQTLGLVGESGCGKSVTGQSLLRLISPPGRIVGGQVLFNGTDLLSLDPETMRRHRGRHIAMIFQDPMTSLNPVYTVGYQIAEAILVHNAITKREAWERAVALMKAVAIPDAERRAKSYPHELSGGMRQRVMIAMAISCRPDILIADEPTTALDVTIQAQILELLMQLRREMNLSMLLITHDLGVVAETADHVAVMYAGRIVESGTTRDIFKNPQHPYTRGLLRCAPTLATAPSAQPRRLETIEGVVPSLLNLPPGCPFAPRCPEVQPSCRQGDILFTTVSPGHQVRCVARGSSVQTPSLETAA
- a CDS encoding threonine/serine dehydratase; translated protein: MTMAIPTMTQILEARQLIRRYLPRTPLYEYPALSSWLGCTAYVKHENYQPVGAFKVRGGINLMARLSDEERRRGVITASTGNHGQSIAYAARLFGVRAIVAMPERANPDKVAAMQHMGAEVIFHGKDFDEAREYVEKLAIEQGYRYIHSANEPHLIAGVGTIGLEILEDAPDVDAIIVPVGGGSNAAGISLVVKALNPQTAVIGVQSEAAPAVYLSWKSGSPQRTEFMNTFAEGLATRQGFALTVDILVRNLSDFVLVSDEEIRQAVVQMLSLTHSLAEPAGAAPLAAACQLKSALRGRKVALVLSGANITVASLRELLR
- a CDS encoding sugar phosphate nucleotidyltransferase, producing the protein MYIVIMAGGSGTRFWPASRESQPKQFLNIIGSATLIEQTFARVAALGDEAKTYLVINERHRALTERLFAGRRLHILTEPVGRNTAPCIGLAALHVQQQAGDEPMVVLPADHFIADESAFRATLLTAVHLAQSGAIVTIGITPTRPETGYGYILMGAPHESFSSHPVYRVERFVEKPDPATALEYLRSGRYLWNSGIFVFTANTILQEMQQHLPVIEAGLRRLRPHLGQPSYPAALAEVYAGWPSISIDYGIMEHTTRPVYVVPGTFGWSDVGSWEALYELRRDEHDTAANLNDAAALLVDARGSFVYSRTGRVIALLGVNDVLVVDTPDAVLVADLKRSQEVRRITEALNEQNNKRERDSSCR
- a CDS encoding phosphomannomutase/phosphoglucomutase, coding for MQVNSHVFREYDIRGLVERDLTDEFVYNLGRACGTHYRRHGVGRVALARDGRESSPHLRDVLAQGLMQTGCDVVDIGMVPTPLLYFSLFMIDVGGGIMITGSHNPPEYNGFKVALGRTTIYGDEIQQLRRLMETEDFVAAAPGTSEQREIVNLYQQHVIGRLRLGSRRVKVVVDAGNGMGGFVGAPLYRQLGFDVVELYCEPDSRFPHHHPDPTVVENMQDLIATVLREKADVGIAYDGDADRIGVVDEQGRIIWGDQLMIIFAREILKEQPGATFISEVKCSQTLFDDIAQHGGRPIMWKVGHSPIKAKMKEERAALAGEMSGHIFFADRYFGYDDAIYAGARLLEILSNTETPLSGLLAGVPPMVATPEIRVECPDEKKFSVVEQLVAVFKQEYSVIDIDGARILFDGGWGLVRASNTQPALVLRFEATDHERLQQIRQTVEAKLNQLMCA
- a CDS encoding CBS domain-containing protein → MKRISEIITVRTEVYCVHPDDTVHEAARRMAEWNVRAVTVCKDNRVVGIVSNWDFLTKVLAQGQDPKTTRISEVMTSDPMTVTPDASYAECLVTMLENDFQHLVVVSERGEPLGTVAIGDLLKIDKAERDEMLRFYHNMFMA
- a CDS encoding S41 family peptidase, producing the protein MRQRTAVLTLVLISVVVGVGNILVNRASAQQPTTPARIERDFQEAYKLAKNYYAGEVDTTRLTESAIQGMLLALDPHSSYLDAKEFAEMRREQESRFYGIGVNINRRNGRVHILSVLPNTPAEEAGLRYGDAILAVDDIPVVDWGTSQVARKVRGERHTMVKLTIERVGEPAPLTFHIRRQPVPLPSVQNAFMIRPGVGYIGLTRGFQATTIDELNEAISKLKADGMESLILDLRGNPGGLLNQAVQVASRFLQPGEVIVEVKGRRSSRPPYRALSSNPDDFPLVVLINQASASASEIVAGALQDHDRALIVGEPSFGKGLVQTVYPIMRGEGGAVTLSTARYYTPAGRLIQRDYSKLSVYDYYVSRGPNQTQKKTGPASTTDGGRPVYSGGGIDPDVLVPTPNDPVRAKVFAATFEFVRHLVAGQIQGYASWRVTRAQTPRPDTIPEVEINDGVWHAFRQFVDKRREFQLSAAELETHKQYALQRIREEVVTARFGAEAGNRVALTHDEQLEHAVRSVPQAKELVKNLRQAKSKS